TCGGGTATTATTGAGATCCGCACTGGGTCAGGCATTTTTATCAATGAGGTGCAAACTAAGTTACCGGTATTGGATAAAGGGGCTGGGCCATTTGAAATTTTGCAACTTAGGTTAGTTGTTGAAACCGAAGCTTGTGCATTGGCCGCGCAATATATTAGTCAAGCTCAATTATTGGCATTGCAACAGGCCATTTCAGGTATGGAAGGCGCAGTAAACTCGAAAGAATGTGCTGAAGCTTTTGATCATTTATTTCATTCCATTATAGCGGATGCGTCAAACAACAGCGCCATTAGCTCAGTGATCAATTGGCTTTGGGAGCTACGTAAACAATCTGATCTAAGCCGCTCTTTTTCATCACGCTTGTTAAAACGTGGTGTGCATCCATCGATCCACGATCACAAAGAAATTTATCAAGCCTTATCGCAAGGCGATAGCGAAAAATCAAGGCAAGCCATGCGTAAGCATATAGAGCAAGCGACAGAAGACGCAGCGACCTTTTTTGACTCTACGTCATTCAAGAAGATCAAAGTTTAAATGTATCTTTATTGGTAAGGCCACTTTACAATCATATTTCTAGGTGTACAATGCGTATATGTCGGCTTTTGGGTATAAGAGCCAATTTAACGTCTCTAAACTGGAACTGTGAAACATGAAACAAAAATCAGATATTGGCTTAGTGGGATTAGCTGTAATGGGTGAAAACCTAATCTTAAACATGGAGTCAAAAGGCTTTACGGTAACGGCGTTTAATCGTAGTTACGCTAAAGTTGAGAAGT
This genomic window from Saccharobesus litoralis contains:
- a CDS encoding FadR/GntR family transcriptional regulator, producing the protein MMELTAIKTDRLYVKVADQITTLVEQQVLKPGSRLPSERTLAEQLNVSRPIIREAMIALELSGIIEIRTGSGIFINEVQTKLPVLDKGAGPFEILQLRLVVETEACALAAQYISQAQLLALQQAISGMEGAVNSKECAEAFDHLFHSIIADASNNSAISSVINWLWELRKQSDLSRSFSSRLLKRGVHPSIHDHKEIYQALSQGDSEKSRQAMRKHIEQATEDAATFFDSTSFKKIKV